A genomic window from Haladaptatus caseinilyticus includes:
- a CDS encoding NAD(P)/FAD-dependent oxidoreductase — MERFDVAIVGGGPAGMSAGDQAAKHGASAVVLEQGVPRADREFLGPDSTDAAGMLDYWVDIMDEDYREIPDHIILQELDRVDFLGPNESAVLQRTGIESSYPKLGFTFNRTWMDDWLRERAEDAGADYRVGVGVKRAETDLDAEYRHTLHLADGENIAAKYLVLADGPQRRVTLDVLDQFMPDGRSVSDHLSPPKANHIAYQEYREFPEELFEASALKFWWGYIPGETAYPWVFPNDGTVARVGLTMPIGMNIGNVENPESYVLLNEDDESLPRAGEYIRRLLEHEYGGEYDIEADFPLVEDRGKTGGTETYPISSTKPIESPVKAGIAVAGGAMGTTSAFHEGGYHVAVRTGKIAGKLAATDSLESYNDEWKAAIGDELLRNVTFADIVADYGPDDWDDTFSMADSLLKDEGKGLLKSKFGSGVRAARLAAKYKKTKFGYRDGGYVQLKASEYTI; from the coding sequence ATGGAGCGATTTGACGTTGCTATCGTCGGTGGCGGTCCCGCCGGAATGTCGGCAGGGGACCAAGCCGCGAAGCACGGCGCGAGCGCCGTCGTCTTGGAACAGGGCGTTCCCCGCGCTGATCGGGAATTCCTTGGCCCGGATTCGACCGACGCCGCCGGGATGCTCGATTACTGGGTGGACATCATGGACGAGGATTATCGGGAGATACCCGACCACATCATCCTGCAGGAACTCGACCGCGTGGACTTCCTCGGCCCGAACGAAAGCGCTGTTCTCCAGCGCACGGGTATCGAATCTTCGTACCCGAAGCTGGGGTTTACGTTCAACCGAACGTGGATGGACGACTGGCTCAGGGAGCGTGCCGAAGACGCAGGTGCCGACTACCGCGTCGGTGTCGGCGTCAAGCGCGCCGAAACCGACCTCGACGCCGAGTACCGCCACACCCTCCACCTCGCCGACGGTGAAAACATCGCGGCGAAGTATCTCGTTCTCGCCGACGGACCACAGCGTCGCGTCACGCTCGACGTATTGGACCAGTTCATGCCCGATGGCAGGTCGGTGAGCGACCACCTCAGCCCGCCGAAGGCGAACCACATCGCCTATCAGGAGTACCGGGAGTTCCCCGAGGAACTGTTCGAAGCTTCCGCACTCAAGTTCTGGTGGGGGTACATCCCCGGCGAAACGGCGTATCCGTGGGTGTTCCCGAACGACGGGACGGTAGCCCGTGTCGGCCTCACGATGCCAATCGGAATGAATATCGGAAACGTCGAGAATCCCGAATCGTACGTCCTCCTGAACGAGGACGACGAAAGCCTGCCGCGCGCCGGGGAGTACATCCGAAGACTCCTCGAACACGAATACGGCGGCGAGTACGACATCGAAGCCGACTTCCCGCTGGTCGAAGACCGTGGCAAAACAGGGGGGACCGAAACCTATCCTATTTCCTCGACCAAGCCCATCGAATCGCCGGTCAAGGCGGGGATCGCCGTTGCAGGTGGTGCGATGGGAACCACCAGCGCGTTTCACGAAGGCGGCTACCACGTCGCAGTTCGAACCGGAAAGATCGCCGGAAAACTCGCGGCGACCGATTCCCTCGAATCGTACAACGACGAGTGGAAAGCAGCGATCGGTGACGAACTCCTTCGGAACGTCACCTTCGCGGACATCGTCGCCGACTACGGTCCGGACGATTGGGACGATACGTTTTCGATGGCGGACAGCCTCCTCAAGGACGAGGGGAAGGGGCTCCTCAAATCGAAATTCGGCTCCGGCGTCCGCGCCGCGAGGCTCGCCGCGAAGTACAAAAAGACCAAGTTCGGCTACCGCGACGGCGGCTACGTCCAGTTGAAAGCGTCGGAATACACGATTTGA
- a CDS encoding D-2-hydroxyacid dehydrogenase, with amino-acid sequence MTDSKADADPDSPTVLVLRRGTHGMPVSDYVGELRDRLPHHDIRRARTPQAEREHIADADIVTGMTIDEELLSHAENLRLFACAYAGTGHLPLDSLESKDVAVTNASGVHGPNIGEHVLGAMLTFTRDFLRARRQQSRREWRHYQANELQGSTVTIVGLGAIGESVAERLEGFGVETIGVRYSPEKGGPTNEVLGFDDLHDALARTDYLVLACPLTDETRGLLDDAAFDTLPPNAILVNVARGQVVGTDALLSAIRGNQIRGAALDVTDPEPLPEDHPLWNFENVLITPHMAGHTPRYFARLADIVAENVRRAGETGSYDELTNQVR; translated from the coding sequence ATGACCGATTCCAAAGCAGACGCAGACCCCGACTCGCCTACGGTTCTCGTCCTCCGCAGAGGTACCCACGGAATGCCCGTCTCCGACTACGTCGGGGAACTCCGCGACCGTCTTCCGCACCACGATATCCGACGCGCTCGAACGCCGCAAGCGGAACGCGAGCACATCGCCGACGCCGACATCGTGACCGGCATGACCATCGACGAAGAACTGCTCAGCCATGCCGAAAACTTGCGTTTATTCGCCTGCGCTTACGCCGGAACGGGCCATCTCCCGCTCGATTCACTCGAATCGAAGGATGTCGCAGTGACGAACGCCTCGGGGGTCCACGGCCCGAACATCGGCGAACACGTTCTCGGCGCGATGCTGACGTTTACCCGTGATTTCCTCCGTGCTCGGCGTCAGCAGTCACGTCGGGAATGGCGACATTATCAGGCGAACGAGTTGCAGGGGAGCACCGTAACGATCGTCGGACTGGGTGCGATCGGGGAAAGCGTAGCCGAGCGACTGGAAGGATTCGGGGTCGAAACGATTGGCGTTCGATACTCGCCCGAAAAGGGTGGTCCGACGAACGAAGTGCTGGGATTCGATGACCTCCACGACGCGCTCGCTCGAACCGACTATCTCGTACTGGCCTGTCCCCTGACTGACGAGACGAGGGGGCTGCTCGACGATGCTGCGTTCGACACGCTCCCGCCGAATGCCATACTGGTGAACGTCGCTCGCGGGCAAGTCGTGGGGACCGATGCACTCCTTTCGGCTATCCGCGGCAATCAGATTCGCGGGGCGGCGCTGGACGTGACCGACCCGGAACCCCTGCCGGAGGACCATCCGCTGTGGAACTTCGAAAACGTGCTCATCACGCCCCACATGGCGGGCCACACGCCGAGATATTTCGCCAGACTCGCGGACATCGTCGCCGAAAACGTTCGTCGTGCGGGCGAGACGGGGTCCTACGACGAGTTGACGAATCAGGTTCGGTAG
- a CDS encoding amidohydrolase, with translation MQAIVNGEVHTVADAGTIENGTILFEGGKIVAVGAEADVDVPETAEVIDAGGKPVTPGLVEAHSHAGMGEWGEPEDGDVNELTDPVTPHVNALDGFHPRDEELQHAYQGGVTTVSARMGSANVVGGVICSMKTYGDIADEMLIQEDGMKAAMGENPKRVHGDQNGREPTTRPGIAATLRQALMDAEDYVSRREKAEEESDPFDRDLGLENLARVVEGDLPLRVHAHRADDIATVFRIADEFGIEDLSIEHATEGHVLADEFVKRDVPAIVGPSLYSGAKYELSNITFETAGILHEAGVKVAIQTDAPVLPQEHLDVCVGLAIREGLPEDVALATVTRNPAEILGIEDRVGTLEEGTDADVVVWDGQPFDITADAQHVFVDGHHAYDSDRDDRDPREEYAW, from the coding sequence ATGCAGGCAATTGTCAATGGTGAGGTTCACACAGTGGCCGACGCAGGGACGATCGAGAACGGAACCATCCTGTTCGAGGGTGGAAAAATCGTCGCAGTCGGTGCGGAGGCCGACGTTGACGTTCCGGAAACCGCTGAGGTCATCGACGCGGGTGGGAAGCCGGTTACACCCGGTCTCGTCGAGGCCCACAGCCACGCCGGGATGGGCGAGTGGGGGGAACCCGAGGACGGCGACGTAAACGAACTCACCGACCCCGTCACGCCGCACGTCAACGCGCTCGACGGCTTTCACCCCCGTGACGAGGAGCTACAACACGCCTATCAGGGCGGCGTGACGACCGTCAGCGCCCGGATGGGGAGCGCGAACGTCGTCGGCGGCGTCATCTGTTCGATGAAAACCTACGGCGATATCGCGGACGAGATGTTGATTCAGGAGGACGGTATGAAGGCCGCGATGGGCGAAAACCCGAAGCGCGTCCACGGCGACCAGAACGGACGCGAACCGACGACCCGGCCCGGAATCGCCGCGACCCTCCGGCAGGCGCTCATGGACGCCGAGGATTACGTCTCCCGACGTGAGAAGGCCGAGGAGGAGAGCGACCCCTTCGACCGCGATTTGGGGCTAGAAAATCTCGCGCGAGTCGTGGAAGGCGACCTCCCGCTTCGCGTTCACGCCCACCGCGCTGACGACATCGCCACCGTGTTCCGCATCGCCGACGAGTTCGGCATCGAGGACCTCTCCATCGAGCACGCGACGGAGGGACACGTTCTCGCCGACGAGTTCGTGAAACGAGACGTGCCTGCCATCGTCGGGCCGTCGCTCTACTCCGGCGCGAAGTACGAACTCTCCAATATTACCTTCGAGACGGCGGGCATCCTCCACGAGGCGGGCGTGAAAGTCGCCATCCAGACCGACGCACCAGTTCTCCCGCAGGAACACCTGGATGTCTGTGTCGGTTTGGCGATTCGCGAGGGACTCCCGGAAGACGTCGCGTTGGCCACTGTTACACGCAACCCGGCCGAGATTTTGGGTATCGAAGACCGTGTCGGGACGCTGGAGGAGGGGACCGACGCCGACGTGGTCGTATGGGACGGCCAGCCGTTCGACATCACCGCCGACGCCCAGCACGTCTTCGTGGACGGCCACCACGCCTACGATTCCGACCGCGACGACCGCGACCCGCGCGAGGAGTACGCCTGGTGA
- a CDS encoding enoyl-CoA hydratase/isomerase family protein: MAEFEYLDIERVGDVARVTMNRPETHNAMHREMASELRTVTMNLHDDDSRCIVLTGTDGVFNTGADLSVLSGDSDDARTLRKIASNLHRAIENLSRASKPVVTGVNGVAAGGGFGLALSGDLVLLAEDARLEFAYPRIGLTGDGGSTYFLPHLVGLRRAKEIALLDEPILPKEAVEMGLATEVTDDFDARLAELAADLADGPTRAYGATKRLLNRGLGRDLPAQMASETDTIARMTTTTDYERGLDAFVSKGTPEFEGQ; this comes from the coding sequence ATGGCAGAGTTCGAATATCTCGATATCGAACGCGTCGGGGACGTTGCCCGCGTCACGATGAACCGTCCGGAAACGCACAACGCGATGCACCGTGAAATGGCGAGCGAACTGCGTACGGTCACGATGAATCTGCACGACGACGATTCGCGCTGTATCGTTCTGACTGGGACTGACGGCGTGTTCAACACCGGAGCCGACCTGTCGGTGCTCTCCGGCGATTCGGATGACGCGCGTACCCTTCGCAAGATCGCATCGAACCTCCACCGAGCAATCGAAAATCTCTCACGAGCGTCGAAACCCGTCGTAACGGGCGTGAACGGCGTCGCAGCGGGCGGTGGATTCGGTCTCGCGCTCTCGGGAGACCTCGTCCTTCTCGCGGAGGATGCGCGACTGGAATTCGCGTACCCACGGATCGGACTGACCGGTGACGGCGGCTCGACGTACTTCCTGCCGCACCTCGTCGGATTGCGACGAGCGAAAGAAATCGCCCTCCTCGATGAACCGATCCTGCCGAAGGAGGCAGTCGAGATGGGTCTCGCCACGGAAGTGACGGACGATTTCGATGCCCGACTCGCCGAACTCGCCGCGGACCTCGCGGACGGGCCAACTCGCGCCTACGGTGCGACGAAACGCCTGCTCAACCGTGGATTAGGTCGCGACCTCCCGGCACAGATGGCGAGTGAGACCGACACCATCGCCCGGATGACGACTACCACGGACTACGAACGAGGGTTGGATGCGTTCGTCTCGAAGGGGACGCCGGAGTTCGAGGGGCAGTAA
- a CDS encoding glycoside hydrolase family 18 protein: MRNKNVTTCRRRYLQSAGLLAATPLASRTVGASGADEDDEDDHHRPSTTKRIVGYYPSWAGDYTPHDVPYDNLTHLNYAFLETEADGEVKLAVVGDSAPEVLEQFEAVTHEHPETSFMLSIADFGSNMSSAALTPENRERFARTAIEHMRKYNFDGIDVDWEYPDGSVREEDPENFTLLLEELRRQLDEAEREDDGKTYELSIAAAPIPSNIDPLEVDKIADVLDFINVMNYNFYGSWSSETNFNAPLYAAYDDPTYWQRLLTVDHAMQYWAEQPISRDKLVLGTPFYGFVFDGVTNENRGLFQPFDGADTRTYDDVRTNLKTKPHYQYHWHPDARVPWLYSKEDDVFVTYDDRHSTMEKAKYVRRNGFGGMMCWELSQDPSNTLIGAIHTVLGRYNR; the protein is encoded by the coding sequence ATGCGAAACAAAAACGTGACTACGTGCCGACGACGATATCTCCAGAGTGCAGGACTGCTGGCGGCGACGCCGCTCGCATCCCGGACTGTCGGGGCGAGCGGCGCTGATGAAGATGATGAAGACGACCACCACCGACCATCGACGACCAAGCGGATCGTCGGCTACTACCCCTCGTGGGCGGGAGACTACACACCCCACGATGTTCCATACGATAACCTGACACATTTGAACTACGCGTTTCTCGAGACGGAGGCCGACGGCGAGGTCAAACTCGCCGTAGTCGGTGATTCCGCACCGGAGGTCCTCGAACAGTTCGAGGCGGTAACACACGAACACCCCGAGACATCGTTCATGCTCTCGATTGCGGACTTCGGCAGTAACATGTCGAGTGCCGCCTTGACGCCCGAAAATCGCGAACGATTCGCTCGGACTGCTATCGAGCACATGCGAAAGTACAACTTCGACGGTATCGACGTGGACTGGGAGTATCCCGACGGCTCGGTTCGGGAGGAGGACCCGGAAAACTTCACACTACTTCTCGAGGAGTTGCGGCGACAACTCGACGAAGCCGAGCGCGAGGATGATGGTAAGACATACGAACTCAGCATCGCGGCGGCACCTATCCCGTCGAACATCGACCCGTTGGAAGTGGACAAAATCGCGGACGTGTTGGATTTCATCAACGTGATGAACTACAACTTCTACGGCAGTTGGAGTTCCGAGACCAATTTCAACGCGCCGCTGTACGCCGCCTACGACGACCCGACGTACTGGCAGCGCTTGCTCACCGTCGACCACGCCATGCAGTATTGGGCCGAACAACCGATTTCGCGCGACAAACTCGTTCTCGGAACGCCGTTCTACGGATTCGTCTTCGATGGTGTCACGAACGAAAACAGAGGTCTCTTCCAACCGTTCGATGGGGCCGATACTCGGACGTACGACGACGTTCGAACGAACCTGAAAACGAAACCACATTATCAGTATCACTGGCATCCGGATGCGCGGGTGCCGTGGCTGTACTCCAAAGAGGACGACGTCTTCGTCACCTACGACGACCGTCACTCGACCATGGAGAAGGCGAAGTACGTTCGTCGAAACGGCTTCGGCGGAATGATGTGCTGGGAACTCTCCCAGGACCCCAGTAACACACTGATCGGTGCGATACACACCGTTCTCGGGCGGTACAACCGATAG
- a CDS encoding HalOD1 output domain-containing protein, which translates to MSPKATTPNDPRNEQFRYQRAQNEAPSEAVLSAVSEVSNRNVIPRSTDADGDSLEPLYHAIDPDALNALFTSSENDTDSSGSVTFTYCGYEVTVERTGTILVSDPSTHDGL; encoded by the coding sequence ATGTCCCCCAAAGCAACGACACCGAACGACCCCCGGAACGAACAGTTCCGGTATCAGCGAGCGCAGAACGAGGCACCGAGTGAAGCGGTCCTCTCCGCGGTCTCCGAAGTCTCCAACCGAAACGTCATTCCTCGTTCGACGGATGCCGACGGTGATTCCTTGGAACCGCTCTATCACGCCATCGATCCGGACGCACTGAACGCGCTGTTCACCTCGTCAGAGAACGACACTGACAGTTCTGGAAGCGTGACGTTCACCTACTGTGGCTACGAAGTGACCGTCGAAAGGACGGGAACGATACTGGTCTCGGATCCGTCGACCCACGACGGACTCTGA
- a CDS encoding helix-turn-helix domain-containing protein produces the protein MDFIAEFDISTPILRETRNAVPGLVVDVEDLQLRSGKSPILVCWVECDDFEIIDEMLPTDPTVEGFEILATSNDRRLYRVALSEEGEASLVYPAAIEYGITFLEVKVIDGNTHISARIPDRGVLSSFRKSMEERDVSFRLKRIYRTDDADDTAYGVTDRQREILLYAAENGFFEIPRKITLGEIAAEFDISDQAASTLCRRGLTNLLDHTLASPSNT, from the coding sequence ATGGACTTCATAGCCGAGTTCGACATCTCCACGCCGATACTCAGAGAAACCAGAAACGCGGTTCCCGGATTAGTCGTCGATGTAGAGGATTTGCAACTTCGGTCCGGAAAATCCCCGATTCTCGTCTGCTGGGTCGAATGTGACGATTTCGAAATCATCGACGAAATGCTGCCGACCGACCCGACCGTCGAGGGGTTCGAAATCCTCGCGACGAGCAACGACCGGCGACTCTATCGCGTTGCGCTCTCCGAAGAGGGCGAAGCGTCCCTGGTCTATCCCGCGGCGATAGAGTACGGAATCACGTTTCTCGAAGTGAAAGTAATCGACGGAAACACGCACATCAGCGCCCGAATACCGGACCGGGGCGTTCTGAGTTCGTTCCGCAAATCGATGGAGGAGCGGGACGTTTCGTTTCGCCTCAAACGCATCTATCGCACGGACGACGCCGACGACACTGCCTACGGGGTCACCGACCGACAGCGAGAGATACTACTCTACGCCGCGGAAAACGGGTTTTTCGAGATACCGCGAAAAATCACGCTCGGCGAGATCGCGGCGGAGTTCGACATCTCCGACCAAGCCGCTTCGACGCTCTGCCGGCGGGGGCTAACCAACCTCCTCGACCACACTTTGGCATCCCCCTCGAATACTTAA
- a CDS encoding extracellular catalytic domain type 1 short-chain-length polyhydroxyalkanoate depolymerase codes for MKMERRTTTERRTRMKRRTLLKSVSAGVGMSAVFGGSAGAAPGSYTTESYDDRTYTKYIPTGAGGSAIPLVVMLHGCTQNPDQFKDETKMNEVAERDTFAVIYPDQTSSANANECWNWFQDQHTTRGSGEAALITGMAQNVMSNHSIDENRVYVAGLSAGAAMVPNLLAAYPDVFAAGGIHSGLEYDAAENVSGANTAMTQGGPDPQQQGTEAYQAMESNGVTDTVPTVVFHGTDDYTVYPKNGHQATEQATQTNDLAADGVDDESTDYTADVTTNGQSESFSYTVSEYHDGSGTTVVEKWMIDGMGHAWSGGAQGGAYTAPGGPDASQLIWDFFADHPRDGSGGGGDNSAPTASASATPSTTTTGESVTFDGSGSADSDGSIASCEWAFGDGSTGSGETVSHAYDSEGEFTATLTVTDDDGTTDTDSVTVTVGDGFSGYCGSATNYDHGTAGRAYQDTSTGAYYAVGSDDYLGYPAYTSTLKETSEGYFETVSSC; via the coding sequence ATGAAAATGGAGCGACGAACGACGACGGAACGACGAACTCGCATGAAGCGACGAACCCTGTTGAAATCGGTCAGTGCCGGAGTCGGTATGAGTGCGGTTTTCGGCGGTTCGGCCGGCGCGGCACCGGGTTCGTATACGACCGAATCCTACGACGATCGAACGTACACGAAGTACATCCCAACCGGTGCGGGCGGGTCCGCGATTCCCCTCGTCGTAATGCTTCACGGCTGTACGCAGAATCCGGACCAGTTCAAAGACGAGACGAAAATGAACGAGGTTGCCGAGCGCGATACGTTCGCGGTCATCTATCCCGACCAGACGTCGAGCGCCAACGCGAACGAATGTTGGAACTGGTTTCAGGACCAACACACGACGCGTGGAAGCGGCGAAGCCGCGCTCATCACCGGGATGGCACAAAACGTGATGTCGAATCATTCGATCGACGAAAACCGGGTGTACGTCGCGGGACTCTCCGCGGGCGCAGCGATGGTGCCGAATCTGTTGGCAGCCTACCCGGACGTGTTTGCCGCAGGTGGGATTCACTCCGGTCTGGAATACGACGCCGCCGAGAACGTGAGCGGTGCGAACACGGCGATGACCCAGGGCGGCCCCGACCCACAACAGCAAGGTACCGAAGCATATCAGGCGATGGAATCGAACGGCGTCACGGACACGGTACCGACCGTCGTCTTCCACGGAACGGACGACTACACCGTCTACCCGAAAAACGGCCATCAAGCCACGGAACAAGCCACACAGACGAACGACCTCGCGGCGGACGGTGTTGACGACGAAAGCACGGATTACACCGCCGACGTGACGACGAACGGCCAGTCCGAGTCGTTCAGCTACACCGTCTCGGAGTATCACGACGGGAGCGGCACGACCGTCGTCGAGAAGTGGATGATCGACGGAATGGGCCACGCATGGTCGGGCGGCGCACAGGGCGGTGCGTACACCGCACCCGGCGGCCCGGATGCGAGCCAACTCATCTGGGACTTCTTCGCCGACCACCCCCGTGATGGGTCCGGCGGAGGCGGCGACAATAGCGCACCGACGGCCAGCGCTAGCGCAACCCCGAGTACCACCACAACCGGCGAGTCGGTGACCTTCGATGGAAGCGGGTCGGCCGACTCCGACGGGTCGATAGCGAGTTGCGAGTGGGCGTTCGGCGACGGTTCGACCGGGAGCGGGGAAACGGTCAGTCACGCATACGATTCGGAAGGCGAGTTCACGGCGACGCTCACCGTCACCGACGACGACGGAACCACCGATACCGATTCGGTGACGGTCACGGTCGGCGATGGATTTTCGGGCTATTGCGGATCGGCGACCAATTACGACCACGGCACCGCTGGCCGAGCGTATCAGGACACCTCGACCGGGGCGTACTACGCCGTCGGATCGGACGACTATCTCGGGTACCCTGCTTACACGAGCACGCTGAAGGAGACGTCGGAAGGGTACTTCGAAACAGTCAGTTCGTGCTAG
- the hisD gene encoding histidinol dehydrogenase: MNTKDIADLGPDERRALFDRDAGIESIRSDVRDIIERVRDEGDVAVREFSREFDDVEVGNIDITDEAERAYEEIDADVREAIEDAADNIREFHEAQLPDDWRETFDGRELGRRFRPIERVGVYAPGGTAAYPSSALMGVIPAKVAGVEQVAVATPPGDPQNTITLAAIHAAGADRVYRVGGAQAIGAMAYGTEQIDRVQKVVGPGNRWVTAAKAEVQGEVAIDFLAGPSELLVLADDSADPRYVASDMIAQAEHDENASAVTVTDDAAFAEAVVEEIDQQTGERERKDVIRAALDNDASGVFVARSMSEGLLFAEEYAAEHLSIQVENDEELLNRIESAGSVFLGPYTPVAAGDYASGTNHVLPTTGLAKITGGLSVDTFVRSTTVQRLDEGALDSLSGTITTLAEAEGLEAHAESVRKRFE; encoded by the coding sequence ATGAACACGAAGGATATCGCGGACCTCGGGCCGGACGAGCGCCGCGCGCTGTTCGACCGAGATGCCGGAATCGAGAGCATCCGGAGCGACGTGCGCGACATTATCGAACGAGTGCGCGACGAGGGCGACGTCGCGGTTCGGGAGTTCAGCCGTGAGTTCGACGACGTGGAAGTCGGGAACATCGACATCACGGACGAAGCCGAACGTGCATACGAAGAAATCGATGCGGACGTGCGCGAGGCGATCGAGGACGCTGCCGACAACATCCGCGAGTTCCACGAGGCTCAGCTACCGGACGACTGGCGCGAGACGTTCGACGGGCGGGAGCTCGGCCGCCGATTCCGACCCATCGAGCGCGTCGGCGTGTACGCGCCGGGTGGCACCGCTGCCTATCCCTCCAGCGCGTTGATGGGCGTCATCCCCGCAAAAGTCGCCGGTGTAGAGCAGGTCGCGGTGGCCACGCCGCCCGGCGACCCACAAAATACGATCACGCTGGCAGCGATTCACGCCGCGGGTGCAGACCGAGTGTATCGCGTCGGCGGCGCACAGGCCATCGGCGCGATGGCGTATGGTACGGAGCAAATCGACCGTGTTCAGAAGGTCGTCGGCCCCGGAAACCGATGGGTGACGGCGGCGAAGGCAGAAGTACAGGGAGAGGTGGCAATCGACTTCCTCGCCGGGCCAAGCGAACTGCTCGTCCTCGCGGACGACTCGGCCGACCCGAGATACGTCGCCAGCGACATGATTGCGCAGGCCGAACACGACGAGAACGCATCAGCGGTCACCGTAACCGACGACGCCGCGTTCGCCGAAGCAGTCGTCGAGGAAATCGACCAACAAACGGGCGAACGAGAACGTAAAGACGTGATTCGGGCCGCGCTCGACAACGACGCGAGTGGCGTATTCGTCGCTCGGTCCATGAGCGAGGGACTCCTCTTCGCGGAGGAGTACGCCGCGGAGCACCTCTCGATCCAGGTCGAAAACGACGAGGAGCTACTGAACCGAATCGAGAGCGCAGGAAGCGTCTTTTTGGGACCCTACACACCTGTCGCGGCGGGTGATTATGCGTCGGGAACGAACCACGTACTGCCGACGACCGGACTGGCGAAAATCACGGGGGGTCTGTCCGTCGATACTTTCGTCCGCTCGACCACGGTTCAGCGATTGGACGAGGGTGCACTGGACTCCCTCTCCGGGACGATTACCACACTCGCGGAGGCAGAAGGGTTGGAAGCACACGCTGAAAGCGTTCGAAAGCGGTTCGAGTAG
- a CDS encoding extracellular catalytic domain type 1 short-chain-length polyhydroxyalkanoate depolymerase — translation MKLDRRTFLRSISGTIATTGIIGSGGTAAAAGSYTNHYYSGFDYWKYVPDSAGTDSPLVVMLHGCTQDADEFRVETGMNEVADREGFVVIYPDQYNARNSEQCWNWFYDSNTTRENGEAAVIAGMTQETIDAHDLDEERVYVAGLSAGGAMVPNLLAEYADIFAAGGIHSALEYDAADSASGATVAMDYGGPDPYEKGIDAYDAMEYYGITSRLPTIVFHGTADRTVAPINGDQATIQAIQTNDLASDGRNDDNVDTTADSVTNGQSESFSYTVSEYHDESGNSLVEYWEIDGMGHAWSGGTVGGEYTAPGGPDANQRMWEFFAQHTRSE, via the coding sequence ATGAAACTTGACAGACGCACATTCCTGCGGTCAATCAGCGGAACGATTGCCACGACAGGAATCATCGGGAGCGGAGGGACTGCAGCGGCGGCAGGGTCGTACACGAATCATTACTACAGCGGGTTCGACTACTGGAAATACGTCCCCGATTCTGCGGGGACGGATTCCCCACTCGTCGTGATGCTCCACGGCTGTACACAGGACGCCGACGAGTTCCGCGTCGAAACGGGAATGAACGAGGTGGCCGATCGGGAGGGCTTCGTGGTCATCTATCCCGACCAGTACAACGCGCGTAACAGCGAGCAGTGCTGGAACTGGTTCTACGATTCGAACACGACGCGTGAAAACGGTGAAGCCGCGGTCATCGCGGGAATGACGCAGGAGACGATAGATGCTCACGACCTCGACGAAGAACGGGTGTACGTCGCTGGCCTCTCCGCGGGTGGGGCGATGGTCCCCAACTTGCTCGCCGAGTACGCCGATATTTTTGCCGCCGGGGGCATCCACTCCGCACTCGAATACGACGCCGCCGACAGTGCGAGCGGTGCGACGGTGGCCATGGATTACGGTGGACCGGACCCCTATGAGAAGGGTATCGACGCGTACGATGCGATGGAATACTACGGTATCACGAGTCGTCTTCCGACCATCGTCTTCCACGGGACGGCGGACAGGACGGTCGCACCGATAAACGGCGACCAAGCGACGATTCAGGCGATTCAGACCAACGACCTCGCATCCGACGGCAGAAACGACGACAACGTCGATACGACGGCTGACTCGGTGACGAATGGCCAGTCCGAATCGTTCAGCTACACCGTCTCCGAGTACCACGACGAGTCCGGCAATTCGCTGGTAGAATACTGGGAAATCGACGGGATGGGCCATGCATGGTCAGGCGGCACTGTCGGTGGGGAGTACACCGCACCCGGCGGGCCTGACGCCAACCAACGGATGTGGGAGTTCTTCGCCCAACACACGAGGAGCGAATGA